In Dama dama isolate Ldn47 chromosome 9, ASM3311817v1, whole genome shotgun sequence, the following proteins share a genomic window:
- the COMP gene encoding cartilage oligomeric matrix protein produces the protein MVLAAARVLLLTLAALGASGQGQTPLGGDLGPQMLRELQETNAALQDVRDLLRQQVKEITFLKNTVMECDACGMQPARTPRLTVRPLSQCSPGFCFPGVACTETASGARCGPCPEGFTGNGSHCADVNECTAHPCFPRVRCINTSPGFRCEACPPGFSGPTHEGVGLAFAKANKQVCTDINECETGQHNCVPNSVCVNTVGSFQCGPCQPGFVGDQASGCRRRPQRFCPDGTPSPCHEKADCVLERDGSRSCVCAVGWAGNGLLCGRDTDLDGFPDEKLRCSERQCRKDNCVTVPNSGQEDVDRDGIGDACDPDADGDGVLNEKDNCPLVRNPDQRNTDGDKWGDACDNCRSQKNDDQKDTDKDGRGDACDDDIDGDRIRNPVDNCPRVPNSDQKDTDGDGVGDACDNCPQKSNADQSDVDHDFVGDACDSDQDQDGDGHQDSRDNCPTVPNSAQQDSDQDGQGDACDDDDDNDGIPDSRDNCRLVPNPGQEDVDRDGVGDACQGDFDADKVVDKIDVCPENAEVTLTDFRAFQTVVLDPEGDAQIDPNWVVLNQGMEIVQTMNSDPGLAVGYTAFNGVDFEGTFHVNTATDDDYAGFIFGYQDSSSFYVVMWKQMEQTYWQANPFRAVAEPGIQLKAVKSSTGPGEQLRNALWHTGDTASQVRLLWKDPRNVGWKDKTSYRWFLQHRPQVGYIRVRFYEGPELVADSNVVLDTTMRGGRLGVFCFSQENIIWANLRYRCNDTIPEDYEAQRLLQA, from the exons ATGGTTCTCGCCGCCGCCCGCGTTCTCTTGCTCACGCTGGCTGCCCTCGGCGcatcaggccaggggcagacgcCACTGG GTGGGGACCTGGGCCCGCAGATGCTGCGCGAACTCCAGGAGACCAACGCGGCCCTGCAGGACGTACGGGACCTCCTGCGGCAGCAG GTCAAGGAGATTACGTTCCTGAAAAACACGGTGATGGAGTGTGACGCGTGCG GGATGCAACCCGCGCGCACCCCCAGACTGACCGTACGGCCGCTAAGCCAGTGTTCGCCCGGCTTCTGCTTCCCGGGAGTGGCTTGTACCGAGACAGCCAGCGGCGCGCGCTGCGGACCCTGCCCCGAAGGTTTCACGGGCAACGGCTCGCACTGCGCCGACGTCAACGAG tgcaCCGCCCATCCTTGCTTCCCTCGCGTCCGCTGCATCAATACCAGTCCGGGCTTCCGCTGCGAGGCTTGCCCACCGGGGTTCAGTGGCCCCACCCACGAGGGCGTGGGGCTGGCCTTTGCCAAGGCCAACAAACAG GTTTGTACGGACATTAACGAGTGTGAGACCGGGCAGCACAACTGCGTCCCCAACTCCGTATGCGTCAATACCGTG GGCTCCTTCCAGTGCGGCCCGTGCCAGCCCGGCTTCGTGGGCGACCAGGCATCAGGCTGCCGTCGGCGGCCACAGCGCTTCTGCCCTGACGGCACTCCCAGCCCGTGCCACGAGAAGGCCGACTGCGTCCTGGAGCGTGATGGGTCGCGATCTTGCGTG TGCGCCGTCGGCTGGGCTGGCAATGGGCTCCTCTGCGGCCGCGACACAGACCTGGACGGCTTTCCGGACGAGAAGCTACGCTGCTCTGAGCGCCAGTGCAGAAAG GACAACTGCGTGACGGTGCCCAACTCAGGCCAGGAGGATGTGGACCGCGACGGCATCGGAGACGCCTGCGACCCGGACGCCGACGGGGACGGCGTCCTCAATGAGAAG GACAACTGCCCGCTCGTGCGGAACCCAGACCAGCGAAATACGGATGGCGACAAGTGGGGCGATGCGTGCGACAATTGTCGGTCCCAGAAGAACGACGACCAGAAGGACACAGATAAGGACGGCCGAGGAGACGCCTGCGACGACGACATAGACGGCGACC GGATCCGCAATCCGGTGGACAACTGCCCCAGGGTGCCCAACTCAGATCAGAAGGACACCGATGGGGACGGTGTAGGAGATGCCTGTGACAACTGTCCTCAGAAGAGCAACGCAGACCAG AGTGATGTGGACCACGACTTCGTGGGCGATGCTTGTGACAGCGACCAAGACCA GGATGGGGATGGGCACCAGGACTCGAGGGACAACTGCCCCACAGTGCCCAACAGTGCCCAGCAAGACTCAGACCAGGATGGCCAGGGTGACGCCTGCGACGACGATGATGACAACGATGGGATCCCCGACAGTAGGGACAACTGCCGTCTGGTGCCCAACCCGGGCCAGGAAGACGTGGACC GGGACGGCGTGGGCGACGCGTGCCAGGGCGACTTTGATGCGGACAAGGTGGTAGACAAGATCGATGTGTGTCCGGAGAACGCTGAGGTCACCCTCACCGACTTCCGGGCCTTCCAGACAGTCGTGCTGGACCCTGAGGGCGACGCGCAGATAGACCCTAACTGGGTGGTGCTCAACCAG GGTATGGAGATCGTGCAGACGATGAACAGTGACCCCGGCCTGGCTGTGG GTTACACGGCCTTCAACGGCGTGGATTTCGAAGGCACGTTCCACGTGAACACTGCCACGGATGACGACTACGCTGGTTTCATCTTTGGCTACCAGGACAGCTCCAGCTTCTATGTGGTCATGTGGAAACAGATGGAGCAGACGTACTGGCAGGCGAACCCCTTCCGTGCGGTGGCAGAACCCGGCATCCAGCTCAAG GCTGTGAAGTCCTCCACAGGCCCTGGGGAGCAGCTTCGGAACGCACTGTGGCACACGGGGGACACAGCGTCACAGGTGCGGCTGCTGTGGAAGGATCCCCGGAACGTGGGCTGGAAGGACAAGACATCCTACCGCTGGTTCCTGCAGCACCGGCCCCAAGTGGGCTACATCAG